The Caldanaerovirga acetigignens genomic sequence GTGACAGCTATACTGTCGTCACCCATTATCTTTTTAGTTTCTCTAACCATCTTCCACTCTTCCAAGCTGTATCCCGTTTCGTCGAATGCGTCGATATGCGGAAGAAGGTTGAACGCGATCTGGTGCGGGTAGACTTCCGGCTTTATGTTCATGCCTTCCAGCACCTGTTTGGCCTGCAGTTTAAGCTCTTCTATGGCTTCAAGTCCGGTTCCCGAAACCGCCTGATAAGTGGAAACCACAACCCGCTTTATTTTAGCTCTTTCGTGGAGCGGCTTTAGCACTATCACCATCTGGATTGTAGAACAATTCGGATTGGCTATTAAGCCTTTGTGTCTTTTAAGGTCGTAGGGATTTACTTCGGGTACGACTAATGGTACATCAGGTTCCATTCGGAAGGCGTTGCTGTTGTCTATCACCACTGCACCCCTTTTCACAGCTTCCGGTGCCAGTGTCAAACTTATGTCCTTCCCTGCTGAAAAAAGGGCTATATCCACTCCCTCAAAAGCTGAAGGTTTTGCCTCTTTGACTTCGTAGGCCTTTCCCGAAAACTCTATCCTGTGTCCTGCAGACCGAGATGAAGCAAGGGGCAGGATTTCTTTAACAGGAAAATTTCTTTCCTCTAGTATTTTCAACATAGTCCGCCCCACCGCGCCGGTAGCACCTACCACAGCTACATTATAGGTTTTCACTTTGCATTCCTCCTTGAATCTAATTTCGTTACTATGATGAACAGCGCTGCTCATCACATTGATTCATATTAAGAGTATTGTATTTTAAATAAAAAATAGTGTCAATATACATTTTATGCTCCAATTTATAGGCCTGACATAATGAATACGACTCAAAAATTCGCATCCTTTCTGCACCTACAATACACCGAGGTTGTTTATAAATTGTGGACATTTGTTGTTTATACACGAACATTTATGGTTTTATTATATTCTACACAAAATATGAAATTCCTTTTATCTAAATTTTTTTATTTTCATCTTGAGCAAAAAATCAGACCCGACCTTTAAGGCCGGATCTAACAACCTCATAAGTAGAAGTCTAGATTCTTTTTGCAAATAATATTAGCGCGCAAAAGATGATATGACTATAATATATCCGGTGATTCAAAAGCCATTTCTTGATATAATAAATTATACAGAAAAATGCGGAAGGTGATGAAAATGATTCCATTAAGGGATAACATCGCAAGCAGGCGACCGCCTCTAGTAACGGTCTTGCTTATAATCCTAAATTCATTGGTCTTTTACGTCTCCGCCGGAAACCACCCCGCGGTTTTCGCAAAAATCTTATACAAATACGGGCTCATACCAGCCAAAATAACTAAGCTATTCGTAACCGGGGCTGCATTTTCCCTAGAAGACCTTTATCCATTCATAACGAGCACCTTTTTACACGGCAATTTGTGGCATCTTATAAGCAATTTATGGATTCTGTGGCTCTTCGGCGACAATGTGGAGGACCGGATGGGCCATATAAGATTTTTGATATTTTATCTAATCAGCGGTGTCATAGCCGGTATTACCCACCTTGTCTTTAACCCCCTCCTGCCCGTACCGGTGGTAGGCGCCTCCGGGGCTATCGCAGGTGTAATGGGTGCATATTTTGTGCTTTTCCCTACGGCCAGAATAATAACATTGATACCTACATTTTTTATATTGCCCCTATTCGTTCACATACCTGCCGTCCTATATCTTTTCCTCTGGTTTTTGACGCAGCTTTATTACGGCACAACTTACGCTTTTATAGGCGGCACGGCGGTTTCTGGAGTTGCCTGGTGGGCGCACATAGGCGGGTTTGTCGGGGGCGCAATCTTGAATAGGTTCTTTATAAGAAGGCGATGGCGATAATAATAGAGCTTCCATTTTTAACGGAAGGCTGATTCTTTTATCGCATCAATTCCCTCCGCTGCATTATATGAGCTCCGGACCAGCGGGCCCGACGCCACATATTTGAATCCGAGGCCATAGCCTATCTTTCGGTACCTCTCGAACTGTTCCGGTGTAACGTATTCCACCACCGCTATGTGGCTTAAAGAAGGCCTGAGGTACTGGCCTATTGTCATCATATCGCAGCTTACGCTGATCAGGTCCTTCATAAGGTCGACCACTTCTTCTTCAGTCTCACCAAGCCCCACCATGATACCCGACTTGGTGTAGATAGCCGAGTCAAGTTCTTTTACTTTTTTTAAAAGGAAAAGCGACCTTTCGTAATCGGCCATTGGCCTAACCGCCGGGTAAAGCCGGGGCACGGTCTCAAGGTTGTGATTTATAACATCGGGCTTCGACTCAACTACAGTCCTTATGGCCTCCTCGTTTCCCCGGAAGTCTGATACCAACACTTCCACGGTGAGGCCGGGGATTTTTTTCAGCTCCCTCACAGTCCTGGCA encodes the following:
- a CDS encoding aspartate-semialdehyde dehydrogenase, which produces MKTYNVAVVGATGAVGRTMLKILEERNFPVKEILPLASSRSAGHRIEFSGKAYEVKEAKPSAFEGVDIALFSAGKDISLTLAPEAVKRGAVVIDNSNAFRMEPDVPLVVPEVNPYDLKRHKGLIANPNCSTIQMVIVLKPLHERAKIKRVVVSTYQAVSGTGLEAIEELKLQAKQVLEGMNIKPEVYPHQIAFNLLPHIDAFDETGYSLEEWKMVRETKKIMGDDSIAVTATTVRVPVFNCHSESVNIETCEKITADEARAILSRAPGVVVMDDPKNKIYPMPAFLSGKDEVFVGRIREDFTVPCGLNLWIVADNLRRGAAYNAVKIAEYLVEHNLI
- a CDS encoding rhomboid family intramembrane serine protease, translated to MIPLRDNIASRRPPLVTVLLIILNSLVFYVSAGNHPAVFAKILYKYGLIPAKITKLFVTGAAFSLEDLYPFITSTFLHGNLWHLISNLWILWLFGDNVEDRMGHIRFLIFYLISGVIAGITHLVFNPLLPVPVVGASGAIAGVMGAYFVLFPTARIITLIPTFFILPLFVHIPAVLYLFLWFLTQLYYGTTYAFIGGTAVSGVAWWAHIGGFVGGAILNRFFIRRRWR
- the lipA gene encoding lipoyl synthase; amino-acid sequence: MKKPEWMKVKVNPTELKYMEEFLKTVKLNTVCQSAHCPNMGECFSRKTATFMIMGNVCTRNCRFCAVDKGHPMPLDDDEPMRVAEAARALNLKHAVITCVTRDDLPDGGASHFARTVRELKKIPGLTVEVLVSDFRGNEEAIRTVVESKPDVINHNLETVPRLYPAVRPMADYERSLFLLKKVKELDSAIYTKSGIMVGLGETEEEVVDLMKDLISVSCDMMTIGQYLRPSLSHIAVVEYVTPEQFERYRKIGYGLGFKYVASGPLVRSSYNAAEGIDAIKESAFR